The following proteins come from a genomic window of Mycolicibacterium rufum:
- a CDS encoding SRPBCC family protein, whose protein sequence is MGQVSASSTVLIDADPATVLGAVADYEAMRPRILSEHYSGYRVLEGGQGAGTVATWKLQATKSRSRDVKATVDVAGHTVIEKDANSSMVTNWTVAPAGPAGSSVTLKTSWQGAGGVGGFFEKTFAPIGLRKIQAEVLGNLKREVEGTEAVEGV, encoded by the coding sequence ATGGGACAGGTCAGCGCGTCCAGCACGGTATTGATCGACGCCGACCCCGCGACGGTGCTCGGCGCCGTCGCCGACTACGAGGCGATGCGGCCCAGGATCCTCTCGGAGCACTACAGCGGCTACCGCGTGCTCGAGGGAGGCCAGGGGGCGGGCACCGTCGCCACGTGGAAGCTGCAGGCCACCAAGTCACGTTCCCGGGACGTCAAGGCCACCGTCGATGTCGCCGGTCACACCGTCATCGAGAAGGACGCCAACTCGTCGATGGTGACCAACTGGACCGTGGCGCCCGCCGGTCCGGCGGGTTCGTCGGTGACCCTCAAGACGTCGTGGCAGGGCGCCGGCGGCGTCGGCGGCTTCTTCGAGAAGACGTTCGCGCCGATCGGGCTGCGCAAGATCCAGGCCGAGGTGCTCGGCAACCTCAAGCGCGAGGTCGAGGGCACCGAGGCCGTCGAGGGCGTCTAG
- a CDS encoding Mur ligase family protein, with product MVTPRGRVALAAGAGARWASRVTGRGAGAMIGGLVAMTLDRSILGQLGQGRRTVVVTGTNGKSTTTRMTAAALATLGPVATNAEGANMDAGLVAALAAAPEAPLAALEVDEMHVPHVSDAVCPSVIVLLNLSRDQLDRVGEINHIERTLRAGLARHPSAVVVANCDDVLMTSAAYDSPHVVWVAAGGGWASDSVSCPRSGEVIVRDGAHWHSTGTDFARPDPDWWFDDTHIHGPDGLSLPMTLTLPGTVNRGNATQAVAAAVTLGADPAAAVAAVSAVDEVAGRYRTVPVGSAHTARILLAKNPAGWQEALSMVDRDAAGVVISVNGQVPDGEDLSWLWDVKFEHFESVPVVAAGERGTDLAVRLGYAGVGHTLVHDTMAAIRSCPPGHVEVLANYTAFLQLNRALG from the coding sequence ATGGTCACCCCACGCGGACGAGTCGCGCTTGCGGCAGGCGCCGGTGCGCGGTGGGCGTCGCGGGTCACCGGTCGGGGCGCCGGCGCGATGATCGGCGGGCTGGTCGCGATGACGCTGGACCGCTCGATCCTCGGCCAGCTCGGTCAGGGACGTCGCACGGTCGTCGTCACCGGCACCAACGGCAAGTCCACGACCACCCGCATGACGGCGGCCGCGCTGGCCACCCTGGGCCCCGTCGCCACCAACGCCGAGGGCGCCAACATGGACGCCGGACTGGTGGCCGCGCTCGCGGCCGCCCCCGAGGCGCCGCTGGCCGCCCTCGAGGTCGACGAGATGCACGTCCCGCACGTCAGCGATGCGGTGTGCCCGTCGGTGATCGTGCTGCTGAACCTGTCGCGCGATCAGCTCGACCGGGTGGGTGAGATCAACCACATCGAGCGGACGCTGCGGGCCGGCCTGGCCCGCCATCCCTCGGCGGTCGTGGTGGCCAACTGTGACGACGTGCTGATGACGTCGGCGGCGTACGACAGCCCGCACGTCGTGTGGGTGGCCGCCGGAGGCGGCTGGGCGAGCGACTCGGTCAGCTGCCCCCGCTCGGGGGAGGTCATCGTCCGCGACGGCGCCCACTGGCATTCGACCGGAACTGACTTCGCCCGGCCCGATCCGGACTGGTGGTTCGACGACACGCACATCCACGGTCCCGACGGCCTGTCGCTGCCGATGACGCTGACGCTGCCCGGCACCGTCAACCGGGGCAACGCGACGCAGGCGGTGGCCGCCGCGGTGACACTCGGCGCCGACCCGGCCGCCGCGGTGGCCGCGGTGTCGGCCGTCGACGAGGTCGCCGGCCGCTACCGCACCGTCCCGGTCGGATCCGCGCACACCGCGCGGATCCTGCTGGCGAAGAACCCGGCCGGGTGGCAGGAAGCGCTGTCGATGGTCGACCGGGACGCCGCGGGCGTGGTGATCTCGGTGAACGGCCAGGTGCCCGACGGCGAGGACCTGTCGTGGCTGTGGGACGTGAAATTCGAACACTTCGAGTCGGTTCCGGTGGTGGCCGCCGGGGAACGCGGCACCGATCTCGCCGTCCGTCTCGGGTACGCCGGTGTCGGCCATACGCTGGTGCACGACACGATGGCCGCGATCCGGTCCTGCCCGCCGGGGCATGTCGAGGTGCTGGCGAACTACACGGCGTTCCTGCAGTTGAATCGGGCGCTGGGATGA
- a CDS encoding FAD-binding oxidoreductase, with translation MSVAPTDARAAHADGVERLLASYRAIPPGATVRLAKPTSNLFRTRAKSTAPGLDVSGLTDVISVDPLARTADVAGMCTYEKLVAATLPHGLSPLVVPQLKTITLGGAVTGLGIESASFRNGLPHESVLEMDILTGTGDVVRASPTENPDLFHAFPNSYGTLGYSVRLRIELEPVKPFVALRHVRFHAIDELVEAMDRIIETGEFTGERVDYLDGVVFSADESYLCLGAQWATPGPVSDYTGQQIYYRSLQHADGEKRDRLTIHDYLWRWDTDWFWCSRAFGAQDPRIRRFWPRRLRRSSFYWKLIGYDQRFDIADRIEKRNGRPPRERVVQDVEVPIERTAEFVEWFLDTVPIEPIWLCPLRLRDSANSAGGWPLYPLRPHHSYVNVGFWSSVPVGPEEGYTNRMIERKVSDLDGHKSLYSDAFYTPDEFDELYGGEVYTTVKKTYDPDSRFLDLYAKAVRRQ, from the coding sequence GTGTCTGTTGCCCCGACCGACGCACGTGCAGCTCACGCCGACGGTGTGGAGCGGCTTCTGGCCAGCTACCGGGCGATTCCGCCGGGTGCCACCGTGCGCTTGGCCAAACCCACGTCCAATCTCTTCCGCACCCGAGCCAAGAGCACCGCCCCGGGCCTCGACGTCTCCGGTCTGACCGACGTCATCTCCGTCGATCCGCTGGCACGCACCGCCGACGTCGCCGGCATGTGCACCTACGAGAAGCTGGTGGCCGCCACACTGCCGCACGGCCTCTCGCCGTTGGTGGTGCCGCAACTCAAGACCATCACCCTCGGTGGCGCGGTCACCGGGCTGGGCATCGAGTCGGCGTCGTTTCGTAACGGACTGCCCCACGAGTCGGTGCTGGAGATGGACATCCTCACGGGCACCGGCGATGTCGTGCGCGCATCACCCACCGAGAACCCCGACCTCTTCCACGCGTTCCCGAATTCCTATGGAACGCTTGGCTATTCTGTGCGGCTGCGCATCGAACTGGAACCGGTCAAGCCCTTCGTCGCTCTGCGGCACGTCCGCTTCCACGCCATCGACGAGCTGGTCGAGGCGATGGACCGGATCATCGAGACCGGCGAATTCACCGGCGAACGCGTCGACTACCTCGACGGCGTGGTGTTCAGCGCCGACGAGAGCTACCTGTGCCTGGGCGCGCAGTGGGCGACACCGGGTCCGGTCAGCGACTACACCGGTCAGCAGATCTACTACCGGTCCCTGCAGCACGCGGACGGGGAGAAGCGCGACCGGTTGACCATTCACGACTATCTGTGGCGCTGGGACACCGACTGGTTCTGGTGCTCGCGGGCTTTCGGGGCGCAGGACCCGCGGATCCGCCGGTTCTGGCCCCGCCGGCTGCGGCGCAGCAGCTTCTACTGGAAGCTGATCGGCTACGACCAGCGCTTCGACATCGCCGACCGCATCGAAAAGCGGAACGGCCGTCCGCCCCGCGAACGCGTGGTCCAGGACGTCGAGGTGCCGATCGAGCGGACCGCAGAGTTCGTCGAGTGGTTCCTGGACACCGTTCCGATCGAGCCGATCTGGCTGTGCCCGTTGCGCCTTCGCGACTCGGCGAATTCAGCCGGCGGCTGGCCGCTGTACCCTCTGCGGCCGCACCACAGCTACGTCAACGTCGGATTCTGGTCCTCGGTGCCTGTCGGACCCGAAGAGGGGTACACGAACCGGATGATCGAACGGAAGGTCAGCGACCTCGACGGACACAAGTCGCTGTACTCCGATGCCTTCTACACGCCGGACGAGTTCGACGAGCTCTACGGCGGCGAGGTGTACACAACGGTGAAGAAGACCTACGACCCGGACTCCCGGTTCCTCGATCTGTATGCGAAGGCGGTACGGCGACAATGA
- the recR gene encoding recombination mediator RecR yields the protein MFEGPVQDLIDELGKLPGIGPKSAQRIAFHLLSVEPPDIDRLTAVLNKVRDGVTFCAVCGNVSDEERCRICSDPRRDASLVCVVEEPKDVQAVERTREFRGRYHVLGGALDPLSGIGPDQLRIRELLNRIGERVDGVEVAEVIIATDPNTEGEATATYLVRMLRDIPGLSVTRIASGLPMGGDLEFADELTLGRALAGRRAMA from the coding sequence TTGTTCGAAGGACCCGTCCAGGATCTGATCGACGAGCTCGGCAAGCTGCCGGGCATCGGGCCCAAGAGCGCCCAGCGCATCGCGTTCCACCTGCTGTCGGTCGAGCCGCCGGACATCGACCGGCTGACCGCCGTGCTCAACAAGGTCCGCGACGGGGTGACGTTCTGCGCGGTGTGCGGCAACGTCAGCGACGAGGAACGCTGCCGCATCTGCTCCGACCCGCGCCGCGACGCGTCGCTGGTGTGCGTGGTCGAGGAGCCCAAGGACGTGCAGGCCGTCGAACGCACCCGCGAGTTCCGGGGTCGCTACCACGTGCTGGGCGGTGCGCTGGACCCGCTGTCGGGCATCGGGCCCGACCAGCTGCGCATCCGCGAACTGCTCAACCGGATCGGCGAACGCGTCGACGGGGTCGAGGTGGCCGAGGTGATCATCGCCACGGACCCGAACACCGAGGGTGAGGCGACCGCCACGTACCTGGTGCGGATGCTGCGCGACATCCCGGGGCTCTCGGTGACCCGGATCGCGTCGGGCCTGCCGATGGGCGGTGACCTCGAGTTCGCCGACGAGCTGACGCTGGGGCGGGCCCTGGCGGGTCGCCGCGCGATGGCCTGA
- a CDS encoding type 1 glutamine amidotransferase — translation MTTESAVRIGLVLPDVMGTYGDGGNSVVLRQRLRLRGIDAEIVEITLDDPVPGELDLYTLGGAEDYAQRLATKHLIRYPGLQQAVSRGAPVLAICAAIQVLGHWYETSAGERVDGVGLLDVTTSPQAQRTIGEVASTPLIDGLTQPLTGFENHRGGTDLGADARPLAAVTKGAGNRAGAGVDGAVQGSVVATYLHGCCLARNPELADHLLTQVVGPLAPLDLPEVEQLRRERLAAPRRV, via the coding sequence ATGACGACCGAATCGGCGGTGCGGATCGGGCTGGTGCTGCCCGACGTGATGGGCACCTACGGCGACGGTGGCAATTCCGTGGTGCTGCGACAGCGGTTGCGGCTGAGGGGAATCGACGCGGAGATCGTCGAGATCACGCTGGACGATCCGGTGCCCGGTGAGCTCGACCTGTACACGCTCGGCGGCGCCGAGGACTACGCGCAGCGGCTCGCGACCAAGCACCTGATCCGCTATCCCGGGCTGCAGCAGGCGGTGTCACGGGGGGCGCCGGTGCTGGCGATCTGCGCGGCCATCCAGGTGCTGGGCCACTGGTACGAGACGTCCGCGGGTGAGCGGGTGGACGGCGTCGGGCTGCTCGACGTGACGACGTCACCCCAGGCGCAGCGGACCATCGGTGAGGTGGCGTCGACACCGTTGATCGACGGCCTCACCCAGCCGCTGACCGGATTCGAGAACCACCGGGGCGGAACAGATCTGGGTGCCGATGCCCGGCCGCTGGCCGCGGTGACCAAGGGGGCGGGCAACCGGGCGGGCGCCGGCGTCGACGGCGCGGTGCAGGGCAGCGTCGTCGCCACCTACCTGCACGGCTGCTGCTTGGCCCGCAACCCCGAACTCGCCGACCATCTGCTCACCCAGGTGGTGGGACCCCTTGCGCCACTGGACCTTCCGGAGGTCGAGCAGCTGCGGCGGGAGCGGCTGGCGGCGCCGCGACGGGTCTGA
- a CDS encoding endonuclease domain-containing protein yields the protein MNRVVLGGEAVRAGVATRHELARDYTKLYRGVFVRKGGEITLRERAIGAWLATGRQGVIAGVTASALHGAPWVDPTCPVEVTGVKGRPQEGLVLRTERLSPEEITRAGGLPVTTRIRTAFDLGRHLDRFEALARLDALMWNQRFDVSQVALLADERPRARGVVQLRELLPLVDGGAASPRESAIRLLLHDNGFPRPETQIPAVDGARPVAFLDLGWPEYGVAVEYDGDHHRKDRRQYVKDIARLRMLEAMGWIVIRVIAEDRPEAWLARVAAALRQRGYRGTTPFVTTLSA from the coding sequence ATGAACAGGGTTGTCCTCGGTGGCGAGGCGGTGCGGGCGGGCGTGGCGACCAGACACGAACTGGCACGTGATTACACGAAGCTCTACCGCGGAGTGTTCGTTCGCAAGGGCGGTGAGATCACGCTGCGCGAGCGGGCGATCGGCGCGTGGCTGGCGACCGGCCGACAAGGTGTGATCGCGGGTGTGACGGCATCGGCGTTGCACGGGGCGCCCTGGGTGGATCCGACGTGTCCCGTGGAGGTGACCGGAGTAAAGGGCAGGCCGCAGGAGGGGTTGGTGTTGCGGACGGAGCGCCTGAGCCCCGAGGAGATCACCCGCGCCGGCGGCCTTCCGGTCACGACACGGATCCGGACGGCGTTCGACCTGGGACGCCACCTGGACAGATTCGAGGCGCTGGCCCGGCTGGACGCGCTGATGTGGAACCAGCGCTTCGACGTCTCCCAGGTCGCCCTCCTTGCCGACGAGCGCCCTCGAGCCCGCGGCGTGGTCCAGCTTCGCGAACTCCTCCCGCTCGTCGACGGCGGCGCAGCCTCGCCCCGGGAGAGTGCGATACGACTCCTGCTGCACGACAACGGGTTTCCACGACCAGAGACCCAGATCCCGGCGGTCGACGGAGCGCGGCCGGTCGCCTTCCTGGACCTGGGCTGGCCGGAGTACGGCGTCGCCGTCGAGTACGACGGTGACCACCACCGCAAAGACCGCAGGCAGTACGTCAAGGACATCGCGCGGCTTCGGATGCTCGAGGCGATGGGCTGGATCGTCATCCGGGTCATCGCCGAGGACCGGCCGGAGGCCTGGCTCGCACGGGTCGCAGCTGCGCTGCGGCAGAGAGGGTATCGGGGCACGACCCCGTTCGTCACGACGCTTTCCGCGTGA
- a CDS encoding cytochrome P450, whose amino-acid sequence MADQGVRTWLRWAALHGVPRAFLSLRAMRGEPLAAFTLGRDDPTGRLQRIEQIRAAGRLARTPIVWVSADHEICRIVLRHRDFGVADPAQTSLPDALAAAVRRIDPGLPNPVESPSMLMTDPPEHTAYRKMVSRSFTPRAIAALDARIDELTLDLLDGLDGRGEVDLISDYASQVPAAVISDILGVPVADRRRILSWGNRVAPLLDIGITWQAFRDATHELEDVETYLVDHFRRLPTRNVDETPFSAMALEGGLTDRVLRANAALLIGAGVETTVNLIGNGVIALVNHPDQLALLRQDPGLWPSAVEEMLRFDSPVQMTARRANCDTEIAGVPIAEGTAVVLLLGGANRDPKVFDQPDRFDITRPNARDHVAFGSGIHVCLGAALARNEAVTALRELFDRYPDLHLSGEPVHRGLVNLNGYRKLGVRLQRGEVTRKAS is encoded by the coding sequence ATGGCAGACCAGGGCGTGCGGACCTGGCTGCGGTGGGCGGCGCTGCACGGGGTGCCGCGCGCCTTCCTGTCGTTGCGGGCCATGCGCGGAGAACCCTTGGCGGCGTTCACGCTCGGGCGAGACGATCCGACGGGCAGGCTGCAGCGGATCGAGCAGATCCGCGCGGCCGGTCGGTTGGCGCGCACACCGATCGTGTGGGTCAGCGCCGATCACGAGATCTGTCGGATCGTGCTGCGCCACCGGGACTTCGGCGTGGCCGATCCCGCACAGACCAGCCTGCCCGACGCCCTGGCTGCCGCTGTCCGTCGGATCGACCCGGGATTGCCCAATCCCGTCGAGTCGCCGTCGATGCTGATGACGGACCCGCCGGAGCACACGGCCTACCGGAAGATGGTGTCGCGCAGCTTCACTCCGCGCGCGATCGCTGCGCTCGACGCGCGGATCGACGAACTCACTCTCGACCTGCTCGACGGCCTCGACGGGCGCGGCGAGGTCGACCTCATCAGCGACTACGCCTCCCAGGTACCGGCGGCAGTCATCAGCGACATCCTCGGCGTCCCCGTCGCCGACCGACGCCGGATCCTCTCCTGGGGCAACCGGGTCGCACCACTGCTCGACATCGGCATCACCTGGCAGGCGTTCCGCGACGCGACCCACGAACTCGAGGATGTCGAAACCTACCTCGTCGACCATTTCCGTCGGCTGCCCACCCGGAACGTCGACGAGACACCTTTCAGCGCAATGGCGTTGGAGGGCGGGTTGACCGACCGAGTCCTGCGGGCGAACGCAGCGCTGCTCATCGGGGCGGGGGTGGAGACGACGGTCAACCTGATCGGCAACGGCGTCATCGCACTGGTGAACCATCCCGACCAACTCGCGCTGCTGCGACAGGACCCCGGTCTGTGGCCGTCGGCGGTGGAGGAGATGCTGCGCTTCGACAGCCCCGTACAGATGACGGCGCGACGGGCGAACTGCGACACCGAGATCGCCGGCGTGCCCATCGCGGAGGGAACCGCGGTGGTGCTGCTGCTCGGAGGCGCCAATCGGGATCCCAAGGTGTTCGACCAGCCCGACCGCTTCGACATCACGAGGCCGAACGCACGAGACCACGTGGCCTTCGGCAGCGGCATCCACGTCTGCCTCGGCGCCGCGCTGGCCCGCAACGAGGCGGTGACCGCATTGCGGGAGCTGTTCGACCGCTATCCAGATCTGCATCTGAGCGGTGAGCCCGTACATCGCGGTCTGGTCAATCTCAACGGCTACCGCAAGCTGGGGGTCCGGCTGCAGCGGGGCGAGGTCACGCGGAAAGCGTCGTGA
- a CDS encoding YbaB/EbfC family nucleoid-associated protein, which produces MQPGGQPDMSALLAQAQQVQQQLMEAQEALANSEVHGQAGGGLVQVTMRGSGEVVGLSIDPKVVDPSDVETLQDLVVGAIADAAKQVTILAHDRLGPLAGGMGGLGLPGM; this is translated from the coding sequence ATGCAGCCCGGTGGTCAACCCGATATGTCCGCTCTCCTCGCGCAGGCCCAGCAGGTGCAGCAGCAGCTGATGGAAGCGCAGGAGGCGCTGGCGAACTCCGAGGTGCACGGCCAGGCCGGCGGCGGACTGGTGCAGGTCACGATGCGCGGCAGCGGCGAGGTGGTCGGGCTGTCGATCGACCCGAAGGTCGTCGACCCGTCCGACGTGGAGACGCTGCAGGACCTCGTCGTCGGCGCGATCGCCGACGCCGCCAAGCAGGTCACCATCCTCGCCCACGACCGGCTCGGCCCGCTGGCCGGCGGCATGGGCGGCCTGGGCCTGCCGGGGATGTGA
- a CDS encoding sensor histidine kinase has translation MLDALRRRVRLYVARKAEDMPGGYTWPFVISIDATMVVVSVVAAAQRPWSQWWIAGIALIVGFLPYLVFFSLDRTVSPAMESAALWVSWTAGTAILLFSVPAPIAGDFAPLLLGLLTGMVGSFASPRAGVLVAGSGALLLAAAAVAGRVDIPWLYFSFIGIGWLVGHLMRIQQELLLEQRQAQAKLAEHAAADERRRIAREVHDVIAHSLSVTLLHVTGARRDLQVDRDVDEAVDALAEAERLGRQAMADIRQTVGLLDDTSGKVAPEPDLGDVPALVDDFVRAGLSVSLAITGDTRRVSAAEGLALYRIVQESLANIAKHAPDAATTVTLDIAGAAAVLAIVNRAPVRVAGGAPPEGRGMRGMRQRVDLLGGTLDVGPDGEDWSVRVVIPVDGRHSCPLRAPIR, from the coding sequence ATGCTCGATGCGCTGCGACGCCGGGTACGTCTCTACGTCGCTCGGAAGGCCGAGGACATGCCGGGTGGGTACACCTGGCCGTTCGTCATCAGCATCGACGCGACGATGGTGGTGGTCTCCGTCGTCGCGGCCGCGCAACGGCCGTGGTCGCAGTGGTGGATCGCCGGCATCGCGCTGATCGTCGGCTTCCTGCCCTACCTGGTGTTCTTCTCCCTGGACCGCACCGTGTCACCGGCGATGGAATCGGCGGCGCTGTGGGTGTCGTGGACGGCCGGTACCGCCATCCTGTTGTTCAGCGTCCCCGCGCCGATCGCCGGCGATTTCGCGCCCCTGCTGCTCGGCCTGCTGACCGGGATGGTCGGCTCGTTCGCCTCGCCGCGCGCCGGCGTTCTGGTGGCCGGCTCGGGGGCCCTGCTGCTCGCCGCAGCGGCGGTTGCGGGTCGTGTCGACATTCCCTGGCTGTACTTCAGTTTCATCGGCATCGGGTGGCTCGTCGGCCACCTGATGCGGATTCAGCAGGAGCTCCTGCTCGAGCAGCGGCAGGCGCAGGCCAAGCTCGCCGAGCATGCTGCCGCCGACGAGCGGCGGCGCATCGCGCGCGAGGTGCACGACGTGATCGCGCACTCGCTGAGCGTGACCCTGCTGCATGTCACCGGCGCCCGCCGCGACCTGCAGGTCGACCGCGATGTCGACGAGGCCGTCGACGCTCTCGCGGAGGCCGAGCGGCTCGGTCGGCAGGCCATGGCCGATATCCGCCAGACCGTCGGTCTGCTCGACGACACCTCCGGCAAGGTCGCGCCCGAACCCGATCTCGGCGACGTCCCCGCCCTCGTCGACGATTTCGTGAGGGCGGGGCTGTCGGTCTCCTTGGCGATCACCGGGGACACCCGCCGGGTCTCCGCGGCAGAGGGTCTCGCGTTGTATCGCATCGTTCAGGAGTCGCTGGCCAACATCGCCAAGCACGCGCCCGATGCCGCGACCACGGTGACACTCGACATCGCCGGCGCGGCGGCCGTACTGGCGATCGTCAACCGCGCTCCGGTTCGTGTCGCCGGCGGTGCGCCGCCCGAGGGCCGCGGCATGCGCGGGATGCGACAGCGCGTCGACCTGTTGGGTGGAACCCTCGACGTCGGCCCCGACGGCGAGGACTGGTCGGTCCGCGTGGTCATTCCCGTCGACGGCCGGCACAGCTGTCCGCTGAGGGCACCGATCCGGTGA
- a CDS encoding response regulator, which yields MVDPVTALLVDDQELVRSGLRRILRRRDGIVVVGECSDGDEVPGAVAQHRPDVVVMDLRMKRVNGIQATRQVTETGGPPVLALTTFNDEELLSGVLRAGAAGFVLKDSPAEELIRAVHAVARGDGYLDPAVTGRVLSTYRTAAGDPAPEAVAELTPRELDVLTLMAKGRSNGEIADELVISGVTVKSHIGRIFVKLGLRDRAAAIVYAYRHGIVAAG from the coding sequence ATGGTCGACCCGGTCACCGCCCTCCTGGTGGACGATCAGGAGTTGGTGCGATCCGGTCTGCGCCGGATCCTGCGCCGCCGCGACGGCATCGTGGTGGTCGGTGAGTGTTCCGATGGCGACGAGGTGCCCGGGGCCGTGGCCCAGCACCGGCCCGACGTCGTCGTGATGGATCTGAGGATGAAGCGCGTCAACGGCATCCAGGCGACGCGGCAGGTCACCGAGACCGGTGGGCCGCCGGTGCTGGCTTTGACCACGTTCAACGACGAGGAACTGCTGTCGGGTGTGTTGCGCGCGGGCGCAGCCGGTTTCGTCCTGAAGGACTCACCGGCCGAGGAACTGATCCGCGCGGTGCACGCCGTCGCGCGCGGCGACGGGTACCTCGACCCGGCCGTGACGGGCCGGGTGCTGAGCACGTACCGCACCGCCGCCGGCGACCCGGCGCCCGAGGCGGTGGCAGAGCTGACACCCCGTGAACTGGACGTGCTGACCCTCATGGCCAAGGGTCGCTCCAACGGAGAGATCGCCGACGAGTTGGTGATCTCCGGTGTCACCGTCAAGAGCCACATCGGCCGCATCTTCGTCAAACTCGGCCTGCGCGACCGTGCGGCGGCGATCGTCTACGCCTATCGGCACGGCATTGTCGCCGCCGGTTGA
- a CDS encoding Rv3717 family N-acetylmuramoyl-L-alanine amidase, with translation MRVGAIVAAGVVVAASTPASPAHAAPSNIAGMIVFLDPGHQASMPDMGRQVPTGRGGTKDCQASGTSTADGFPEHTFTWDTTLRVRQALMGLGVRTAMSRGDDSGPGPCVDERAAMANAVRPNAVVSIHADGGPPTGRGFHVLYSSPPLNAAQAGPAVQFAKVMRDQMAGSGIPPSTYIGSSGLNPRADIAGLNLAQYPSILVECGNMKNPIDSGLMTTAEGRQKYADAVVRGIVAFLSAQRG, from the coding sequence ATGCGTGTCGGCGCCATCGTCGCCGCCGGGGTGGTCGTCGCCGCCTCCACGCCGGCTTCCCCGGCCCACGCCGCCCCGTCCAACATCGCGGGCATGATCGTGTTCCTCGACCCCGGTCATCAGGCGTCGATGCCCGACATGGGCCGCCAGGTGCCGACGGGCCGCGGCGGCACCAAGGACTGCCAGGCCAGCGGCACCTCCACGGCGGACGGCTTCCCCGAGCACACGTTCACCTGGGACACCACGCTGCGGGTCCGCCAGGCCCTGATGGGGCTGGGCGTGCGCACGGCGATGTCGCGCGGCGACGACAGCGGCCCCGGCCCGTGCGTCGACGAGCGCGCCGCGATGGCCAACGCGGTCCGGCCCAACGCGGTCGTGTCCATCCACGCCGACGGCGGCCCGCCCACCGGTCGCGGGTTCCACGTGCTGTACTCCTCGCCGCCGCTCAACGCCGCGCAGGCCGGTCCGGCGGTCCAGTTCGCCAAGGTGATGCGCGATCAGATGGCCGGCTCGGGCATCCCGCCGTCGACCTACATCGGCTCCTCCGGGCTCAATCCACGAGCCGACATCGCCGGGCTCAACCTGGCGCAGTACCCGTCGATCCTCGTCGAGTGCGGCAACATGAAGAACCCCATCGACTCGGGGCTCATGACGACCGCCGAGGGCAGACAGAAGTACGCCGACGCCGTCGTCCGCGGGATCGTGGCGTTCCTGAGCGCTCAGCGCGGCTAG